The proteins below are encoded in one region of Tamandua tetradactyla isolate mTamTet1 chromosome 9, mTamTet1.pri, whole genome shotgun sequence:
- the CDK2AP2 gene encoding cyclin-dependent kinase 2-associated protein 2 isoform X1 encodes MSYKPIAPAPSSTPGSSTPGPGTPVPTAGSVPSPSGSVPGAAAPFRPLFNDFGPPSMGYVQAMKPPGAQGSQSTYTDLLSVIEEMGKEIRPTYAGSKSAMERLKRGIIHARALVRECLAETERNART; translated from the exons ATGTCCTACAAGCCCATCGCCCCCGCCCCCAGCAGCACCCCCGGTTCCAGCACCCCCGGGCCCGGCACCCCGGTCCCTACAG CCGGCAGTGTTCCGTCGCCGTCGGGCTCGGTCCCGGGAGCCGCAGCCCCCTTCAGACCACTGTTTAACGACTTTGGACCGCCCTCCATGGGCTACGTGCAG GCGATGAAGCCCCCCGGTGCCCAGGGCTCCCAGAGCACCTACACGGATCTGCTGTCGGTCATAGAGGAGATGGGCAAAGAGATCCGACCCACCTATGCTGGCAGCAAGAGCGCCATGGAGCGCCTGAAGAGAG gcatCATCCATGCCCGGGCCCTAGTCAGAGAGTGCCTGGCTGAGACAGAGCGGAACGCCCGCACGTAA
- the CDK2AP2 gene encoding cyclin-dependent kinase 2-associated protein 2 isoform X2, with product MGYVQAMKPPGAQGSQSTYTDLLSVIEEMGKEIRPTYAGSKSAMERLKRGIIHARALVRECLAETERNART from the exons ATGGGCTACGTGCAG GCGATGAAGCCCCCCGGTGCCCAGGGCTCCCAGAGCACCTACACGGATCTGCTGTCGGTCATAGAGGAGATGGGCAAAGAGATCCGACCCACCTATGCTGGCAGCAAGAGCGCCATGGAGCGCCTGAAGAGAG gcatCATCCATGCCCGGGCCCTAGTCAGAGAGTGCCTGGCTGAGACAGAGCGGAACGCCCGCACGTAA
- the PITPNM1 gene encoding membrane-associated phosphatidylinositol transfer protein 1 has product MLIKEYHILLPMSLDEYQVAQLYMIQKKSREESSGEGSGVEILANRPYTDGPGGSGQYTHKVYHVGSHIPGWFRALLPKAALQVEEESWNAYPYTRTRYTCPFVEKFSIEIETYYLPDGGQQPNVFNLSGTERRQRILDTIDIVRDAVAPGEYKAEEDPRLYHSAKTGRGPLADDWARTAAQTGPLMCAYKLCKVEFRYWGMQAKIEQFIHDVGLRRVMLRAHRQAWCWQDEWTELSMADIRALEEETARMLAQRMAKCTTGQEASEAQTPGRPGTEARVGASHAGTPDGPEAPPGPDASPDTSFGKQWSSSSRSSHSSQHGGGVSPQSLSEWRMQNIARDSENSSEDEFFDAHEGFSDSDEVFPKEMTKWNSNDFIDAFASPTEAEGVPEPGTEATKGIGDGARAARDSEGPGGVGELGAEACAVHALFLILHSGNILDLGPGDANSKQADVQTLSTAFEAVTRIHFPEALGHVALRLVPCPPICAAAFALVSNLSPYSHDGDSLSRSQGQDHIPLAALPLLATSSSRYQGAVATVIARTNQAYTAFLRSPEGTGFCGQVVLIGDGVGGILGFDALCHSATVGSGSRGSSRRGSMNNELLSPELGPARDPLAEGAEGLGRASPEPSALPTQRTPCDVASPEPEGSQNSLQAAAALGEPRRASTASCPPATGPEAPDGPTGAARLDFKVSGFFLFGSPLGLVLALRKTVMPALEVAQMRPACEQIYNLFHAADPCASRLEPLLAPKFQAIAPLAVPRYQKFPLGDGSSLLLADTLQTHSGLFLEELEMLVPSTPTSASGAFWKGSELGSEPPAQPAAPSTTSEVVKILERWWGTKRIDYSLYCPEALTAFPTVTLPHLFHASYWESADVVAFILRQVIEKERPQLAECEEPSIYSPAFPREKWQRKRTQVKIRNVTSNHRASDTVVCEGRPQVLSGRFMYGPLDVVTLTGEKVDVYVMTQPLSGKWIHFGTEVTNSSGRLAFPVPPERALGIGVYPVRMVVRGDHTYAECCLTVVARGTEAVVFSIDGSFTASVSIMGSDPKVRAGAVDVVRHWQDAGFLIVYVTGRPDMQKHRVVAWLSQHNFPHGVVSFCDGLTHDPLRQKAVFLQSLVQEVELNIVAGYGSPKDVAVYAALGLSPGQTYIVGRAVRKLQAQCQFLSDGYVAHLGQLEAGSHPHAPTGPPRATLAKSSYSVTAPVDFLRKQSQLLRSRGPSQVEREGPGTPPSTLARAKARSISLKLDSEE; this is encoded by the exons ATGCTCATCAAGGAGTACCACATTCTGCTGCCCATGAGCCTGGACGAGTACCAGGTGGCCCAGCTCTACATGATCCAG AAAAAGAGCCGGGAGGAGTCGAGCGGCGAGGGCAGTGGCGTGGAGATCCTGGCCAACCGGCCGTACACGGACGGGCCCGGCGGCAGCGGGCAGTACACGCACAAGGTGTACCACGTGGGCTCCCACATCCCAGGCTGGTTCCGGGCACTGCTGCCCAAGGCCGCTCTGCAGGTGGAGGAGGAGTCCTGGAACGCGTACCCCTACACCCGAACCCG GTACACCTGCCCCTTCGTAGAGAAATTTTCCATCGAAATAGAAACCTATTACCTGCCTGATGGTGGGCAGCAGCCCAATGTCTTCAACCTGAGTGGGACCGAGAGGAGACAGCGCATCCTAG ACACCATTGACATCGTGCGGGACGCAGTGGCCCCAGGCGAGTACAAAGCAGAAGAGGACCCCCGGCTGTACCACTCAGCCAAGACGGGCCGCGGGCCGCTGGCCGACGACTGGGCACGGACAGCGGCTCAGACGGGGCCCCTCATGTGCGCCTACAAGCTGTGCAAGGTGGAGTTCCGCTACTGGGGCATGCAGGCCAAGATCGAGCAGTTCATCCACGATGTCG GTCTGCGCCGGGTGATGCTGCGAGCCCACCGGCAGGCCTGGTGCTGGCAGGACGAGTGGACTGAGCTGAGCATGGCCGACATCCGGGCCCTGGAGGAGGAGACCGCCCGCATGCTGGCTCAGCGCATGGCCAAGTGCACCACGGGCCAGGAGGCGTCCGAGGCCCAGACCCCGGGGAGGCCAGGCACTGAAGCCCGGGTTGGGGCCAGCCACGCGGGCACCCCTGACGGGCCCGAGGCACCCCCTGGCCCCGATGCCTCGCCTGACACCAGCTTCGGCAAGCAATGGTCCTCGTCCTCGCGCTCCTCGCACTCATCCCAGCACGGAG GGGGCGTGTCCCCCCAGAGCTTGTCCGAGTGGCGCATGCAGAACATCGCCCGCGACTCCGAGAACAGCTCTGAGGATGAGTTCTTTGATGCCCACG AAGGCTTCTCGGACAGTGATGAGGTCTTCCCCAAGGAAATGACCAAGTGGAACTCCAACGACTTCATCGATGCCTTTGCCTCCCCCACGGAGGCGGAGGGGGTGCCAG AGCCTGGAACCGAGGCCACCAAAGGCATCGGGGACGGAGCCCGAGCGGCCAGGGACTCGGAG GGTCCCGGCGGAGTCGGGGAGCTGGGGGCCGAGGCGTGTGCAGTCCACGCCCTCTTCCTCATCCTGCACAGCGGCAACATCCTGGACTTGGGCCCCGGAGATGCCAACTCCAAGCAGGCGGATGTGCAGACGCTGAGCACGGCCTTCGAGGCTGTCACCCGCATCCACTTCCCCGAGGCCCTGGGCCACGTGGCCCTGCGCCTGGTGCCCTGCCCGCCCATCTGCGCCGCCGCCTTTGCCCTTGTCTCCAA CCTGAGCCCCTACAGCCACGACGGCGACAGCCTGTCCCGCTCCCAGGGCCAGGACCACATCCCGCTGGCTGCCCTGCCGCTGCTGGCCACCTCGTCCTCCCGCTACCAGGGCGCGGTGGCCACCGTCATCGCCCGCACCAATCAGGCCTACACTGCCTTCCTGCGCTCGCCAGAGGGCACCGGCTTCTGCGGGCAG GTGGTGCTGATTGGAGACGGTGTGGGCGGAATCCTGGGCTTTGACGCTCTGTGCCACAGCGCCACCGTGGGCAGCGGGAGCCGGGGCAGCAGCCGCCGTGGGAGCATG AATAATGAGCTGCTCTCCCCGGAGCTTGGCCCAGCGCGGGACCCCCTGGCGGAGGGGGCggaggggctgggcagggccagCCCAGAACCTTCTGCCCTGCCCACCCAGCGTACGCCCTGCGACGTGGCCAGTCCTGAACCCGAGGGCTCCCAGAACAG CCTGCAAGCAGCTGCCGCCCTCGGGGAGCCCCGGCGAGCGAGCACAGCCTCCTGCCCCCCGGCCACGGGTCCCGAGGCTCCCGATGGCCCCACCGGCGCTGCTCGCCTCGACTTCAAGGTCTCCGGCTTCTTCCTCTTTGGCTCCCCACTGGGCCTGGTGCTGGCTCTGCGCAAAACTGTGATGCCCGCCTTGGAGG TGGCCCAGATGCGTCCAGCCTGTGAGCAAATCTACAACCTCTTCCATGCGGCTGACCCTTGCGCCTCCCGCCTCGAGCCCCTGCTGGCCCCAAAGTTCCAGGCCATCGCCCCACTGGCTGTGCCCCGCTACCAGAAGTTCCCCCTGGGAGATGGCTCATCCCTGCTGCTGG CCGACACTCTGCAGACCCACTCAGGCCTTTTTCTGGAAGAGCTAGAGATGCTGGTGCCTTCGACGCCCACCTCGGCCAGCGGTGCCTTCTGGAAAGGCAGTGAGTTAGGCTCCGAGCCCCCAGCCCAGCCAGCAGCCCCCAGCACCACCAGCGAGGTGGTCAAGA TCCTGGAGCGCTGGTGGGGGACCAAGCGGATTGACTACTCGCTGTACTGCCCCGAGGCGCTCACCGCCTTCCCCACCGTCACGCTGCCCCACCTCTTCCACGCCAGCTACTGGGAGTCCGCCGACGTGGTGGCCTTCATCTTACGCCAG GTGATCGAGAAGGAGCGGCCCCAGCTGGCCGAGTGCGAGGAGCCGTCCATCTACAGCCCCGCCTTCCCCAGGGAGAAGTGGCAGCGCAAGCGCACGCAGGTCAAGATCCGG AACGTCACTTCCAACCACCGGGCGAGCGACACGGTGGTGTGCGAGGGCCGCCCCCAGGTGCTGAGCGGGCGCTTCATGTACGGGCCCTTGGACGTGGTCACGCTCACCGGAGAGAAG GTGGACGTCTACGTCATGACACAGCCGCTGTCCGGCAAGTGGATCCACTTCGGCACCGAGGTCACCAACAGCTCGGGCCGCCTGGCCTTCCCCGTGCCCCCCGAGCGCGCGCTGGGCATCGGCGTCTACCCAGTGCGCATGGTGGTCAG GGGTGACCACACGTACGCCGAGTGCTGCCTGACCGTGGTGGCCCGCGGCACGGAGGCCGTGGTCTTCAGCATCGACGGCTCCTTCACCGCCAGCGTCTCCATCATGGGCAGCGACCCCAAGGTGCGGGCCGGCGCCGTGGACGTTGTCAG GCACTGGCAGGACGCGGGCTTCCTGATCGTGTACGTCACCGGCCGGCCCGACATGCAGAAGCACCGCGTGGTGGCCTGGCTGTCACAGCACAACTTCCCCCACGGCGTGGTCTCCTTTTGCGACGGCCTCACGCACGACCCGCTGCGCCAGAAGGCCGTGTTTCTGCAGAGCCTGGTGCAGGAG GTGGAGCTGAACATCGTGGCCGGATACGGGTCCCCCAAAGACGTGGCCGTCTATGCGGCGCTGGGCCTGTCCCCTGGCCAGACATACATCGTGGGGCGCGCTGTGCGCAAGCTGCAAGCACAGTgccag TTCCTGTCAGATGGCTATGTGGCCCACCTGGGCCAACTGGAGGCGGGCTCCCACCCACATGCCCCCACAGGCCCCCCACGGGCCACCTTGGCCAAGAGCAGCTACAGCGTGACGGCCCCCGTGGACTTCCTCCGCAAACAGAGCCAGCTGCTTCGCTCCAGGGGCCCCAGCCAGGTGGAGCGGGAGGGCCCTGGCACGCCCCCCAGCACCCTAGCGCGTGCCAAGGCCCGGAGCATCAGCCTCAAGCTGGACAGTGAAGAGTGA
- the AIP gene encoding AH receptor-interacting protein isoform X1 has product MAEIIGRLREDGIQKRVIQEGRGALPDFQDGTKATFHYRTLRSDEEGTVLDDSRARGKPMELIIGKKFKLPVWETIVCTMREGEIAQFLCDVKHVVLYPLVAKSLRNIAAGKDPLEGQRLCCGIAQMHEHSSLGHADLDGLQQNPQPLIFDIEMLKVESPGTYQQDPWAMTDEEKARAVPVIHQEGNRLYREGQVKEAAAKYYDAIACLKNLQMKEQPGSPDWIQLDLQITPLLLNYCQCKLVAKEYYEVLDHCSSILNKYEDNVKAYFKRGKAHAAVWNAQEAQADFAKVLELDPALAPVVSRELRALDARIRQKDEEDKARFRGIFSH; this is encoded by the exons GCCACGTTCCACTACCGGACGCTGCGCAGTGACGAGGAGGGCACCGTGCTGGACGACAGCCGGGCACGTGGCAAGCCCATGGAGCTCATCATCGGCAAGAAGTTCAAGCTGCCCGTGTGGGAGACCATCGTGTGCACCATGCGCGAGGGGGAGATCGCCCAGTTCCTCTGCGACGTCAAG CACGTGGTCCTGTATCCGCTGGTGGCCAAGAGTCTCCGCAACATCGCAGCGGGCAAGGACCCCCTGGAGGGGCAGCGGCTCTGCTGTGGCATCGCCCAGATGCACGAGCACAGCTCGCTGGGCCACGCCGACCTGGATGGGCTCCAGCAGAACCCCCAGCCCCTCATCTTCGATATCGAGATGCTTAAG GTGGAGAGCCCTGGCACGTACCAGCAGGACCCCTGGGCGATGACGGACGAGGAGAAGGCCAGGGCGGTGCCCGTCATCCACCAGGAGGGCAACCGCTTGTACCGCGAGGGGCAGGTGAAGGAGGCCGCTGCCAAGTACTACGACGCCATCGCCTGCCTCAAGAACCTGCAGATGAAG GAACAGCCCGGGTCCCCTGATTGGATCCAGCTGGATCTGCAGATCACCCCGCTCCTGCTCAATTACTGCCAGTGCAAGCTGGTGGCCAAAGAGTACTACGAGGTGCTGGACCACTGCTCCTCCATCCTCAACAAGTACGAAG ACAACGTCAAGGCTTACTTCAAGCGGGGCAAGGCCCACGCGGCCGTGTGGAACGCCCAGGAGGCCCAGGCTGACTTCGCCAAGGTGCTGGAGCTCGACCCCGCCCTGGCACCCGTCGTGAGCCGCGAGCTGCGCGCCCTGGACGCTCGGATCCGGCAGAAGGACGAGGAGGATAAGGCCCGCTTCCGGGGCATCTTCTCCCACTGA